The sequence AAGGGGCTCACGAGCCATCTCCCCATCCGGCGCATGCCCTATCCGGCCGAGCTGATCCTCCCTCTGCGGCAGCACGCGGGCAAGCCGGCGAAGCTGTGCGTCAAGGTCGGGGACATAGTCGAGCGCGGCGACAAGATCGCGGAAGCCGACGGCTACATGTCGGTCCCGGTTCATGCGTCGGCGGCGGGCACCGTGGTTGGCGTTGAGCTGTGGCCGCACCCCGACGGATCGATGGCGGAGGCGGTGCGCATCGAGGTGGCGCAGTACGCTCCGCACGTTCCACGTCCCCGGCTCGTGCCGCATTGGGAGGGACTGACGCCGGAGCAGGTCGTGTCGGCGGTGCAGCAGGCGGGAGTGGTAGGGCTCGGAGGCGCGGCGTTTCCCACGCACGTGAAGCTGGCGCCGCCCAAGGAATTTCCGGTGCACACGCTGATCATCAACGGCGCCGAGTGCGAGCCGTATCTCACCTCCGATCACCGGACGATGGTCGAGTATCCGGAGCGGGTCCACTTCGGCGTGCGGGTGATGATGCACGCGATCGGCGTGCGGCGGTGCGTGATCGGAGTCGAGCGCAACAAGCCGGACGCGATCGAAGCGCTCCGGCGAACCGTGCCGACCGACCTGGACGTGACGATTCTCCCGCTCACGGTCAAGTATCCGCAGGGCGCGGAGAAGATGCTCATCCACGCCGTGACCGGCGTCGAGGTAGCGTCGGGGAAGCTGCCCGTCACCGCGGGAGTCGTGGTGCAGAACGTCGGCTCGGTCGCGGCCATCGCGGAGGTGTTCGAG comes from Gemmatimonadaceae bacterium and encodes:
- the rsxC gene encoding electron transport complex subunit RsxC, which translates into the protein MTGFRTALRTGFRHGVHPAEEKGLTSHLPIRRMPYPAELILPLRQHAGKPAKLCVKVGDIVERGDKIAEADGYMSVPVHASAAGTVVGVELWPHPDGSMAEAVRIEVAQYAPHVPRPRLVPHWEGLTPEQVVSAVQQAGVVGLGGAAFPTHVKLAPPKEFPVHTLIINGAECEPYLTSDHRTMVEYPERVHFGVRVMMHAIGVRRCVIGVERNKPDAIEALRRTVPTDLDVTILPLTVKYPQGAEKMLIHAVTGVEVASGKLPVTAGVVVQNVGSVAAIAEVFETGLPLVERIVTISGHGLRKPANLIVPVGTRLRDVLAFCDGMTADAAEVIVGGPMMGLAQANLDAPVVKGTSGVVVLEKSETRSAKVYPCVHCGKCADACPVFLNPSLLGDLARVQRYEEMAALHLADCMLCGSCAYVCPSNIPLAQLFQASKVALRRAAAAVA